The genome window AGGTTGCAGGTTGTGGCTACGTTGGCTAAGACCTACAAGGACGCTTTCGCCGAGTACCTCGATTACCGCGGAATTGAGGAGCGGTTAGATGCACTGGAGGCTAAGTATGAGGGGTTGGAGAAGAAGAGCAAGAACGCTGCGGCTGGAGCAAGCGAAAGCCAAAGTTGACCGCATCGAGGCGATTGTGGGCGCTCATGAGGTTGCAGAGAGAAGGCAGGTGGAAGCTTTGCAGCATAGCTTTAAGGAGTTTTGTGAGCGGGTTTTTGGTTTTACGCCTTACGCTTATCAGTTGGATTTGGAGGCAAAGTTTGAGCAGTACCAGTTTAACGCGGTGCGGTGGCCGCGGCAGACGGGCAAGAGCTTCATAGTCTCGGGCTTAGTCCTCAAGTACGCCATTGAGCATCCCAACAGTTACATCGCGATTGTTGGGCCTAGCTGGCGGCAGACTAAGCTGAATATTCGGCGTATCGGCGGGTTCGCGCGGAAGTATCTTGGGTGTGAGCGGGGCATCCAAAAGACCCGTGTTAGCCTGCCAAACGGCAGCGTGATTGAGGCGTTTCCGAATAATCCTGACACGATTCGCGGGCCGTCGTTTCATGTCATATGGTGGGAGGAATGCAACTTCACTGCCAACGACGAAGACCTGTATGATGCGATACTGTTTACGCTGGGCACAACCAACGGCAGACTCATCGCCACATCTACGCCGTGGAACACAGACAGCCTCTTCTGGAAGATGTGCAACCACAAAGACTACAGCGACTTCGGCAGAACACACATCACGTGGCAGCAGGCGCTGGAACCCAACGGACCACTAAAACCCGCCATCATCGAGAAGATTAAGCGCCAGTTCGGCGACGACCCAGCAAGATGGCGTCGTGAAATGGAGGCAGAGTGGGCGGAAGACGAGGATGTGTGGCTGCCTCAGAGCCTGATTGTCTCCTGCGTGGGGACGGTGAAGAACTGCGGTTTTGACCTTCAAGAGTTCAACCCCGAGGCCGAATGCGAAGGCGAGTTTTATGCTGGATTGGACTTGGCGCAGACAAGGGATTACTGTGTGCTCTCAGTGGTTGAGCGCTTAAACGATAAGCTGTTTTTGCGGCATTTGAAGATTTTTCAGCAGCCCACGCTCTACGCTCAGGTTTTAGGCTACTTGAAGGCTCTGCAGGATAGGTGGGGCGGCTTCCAGAAAATCCGAGTGGACTTCACACGGGAAGGCCCAAGCATAATTGCGGACATAGAGAACTCTGGTATTGAGAACGCTGAGGGCGTCAACTTTAGTGTGCCGCGGAAAAGTGAGATGGCTTCGCTTCTGAAGCAGCGCATGATGAACAAGCAGTTCTACTATCCACTGCTCAATTGGGAGCGACCATACCGAGGCGACATCTGCACTGAGCTAAACGTGGAGCGTTATGAGCTGCGGAAGGACGGCACTATAGGCTTCAGCCATCCCAACGGTATCCATGATGACGTATTTTGGAGCGTGGCTTTGGCAGTTTTTGCCACAGTCCAGATGGAGCCTGAACCCTTCTTGGCTGTGATTCCACGTCGGGCTAATAGGCTGCAAGCTATCCGCAAACAATTGTCAAAGCACAAGGTTATGGGGAGTACAAGATGAGACATAGAAGAGAGCATTTTAGGATATGTCAGTTTCGGCGAACCTATGACAGAGAACAGGGCAAGTTCAGTTTTAACATAAGCTATGAAACGCACACTGAGTTGACGGATAGGAGTCTTGCGGTTGCTGAAGCGTTCGGTCTAGGCGTTGATGAGGACCAGAAGTTCAAGGTTCTCGATATGGAATTGAAGATTGGCCCAAGAGACATAGTTTACGTGACTGGTGACAGCGGTTCAGGCAAAAGCGTGTTACTACGAGCAATCAGGAAGGATTTAGGAGATGAAGCAATCGACCTTTCTGAGGTTCGGATCAAAGCGGATAAGCCGTTAATCGAGACTGTCGGCGCTACGGTTGAGGAAGGTCTGGAATTGCTTAGCAGAGTCGGACTCAATGATGCTTTTCTTTTCCTACGTACATACAGCCAACTCAGCGACGGACAAAAGTACAGATATCGCATTGCGAAGCTAATGGAGAGCGGGAAACAGTGGTGGCTCATGGACGAGTTTGCAGCCACGCTTGACCGCGACACCGCAAAGATAGTGGCGTTCAACCTTCAAAAACTCGCACGCCGGTCGGGCAAGGCAGTTATCGCTGCTACCACGCATGGAGACTTGTTTGAAGACCTGAACCCCAGCGTTCATGTACACAAGCGCTTCGGCGAAGAGATCACTGTACACTATTACGAGAATAAGCCTGCTGAAGAATGCAGCCTCACTAGAGAGATGGTGGTTGAGCAGGGTCAGCTTTCGGATTGGCGCCGTCTAAGCGGATTCCACTACCGAAGCCACAACGCTGGCGCGAGCAGGAAGGTTTACTGTTTGAAGCGTGGCGTTGAACTTTGCGGAGTTATCGTTTACACTTATCCGCCGCCCGGTTGCAGTGGTAGGCATCTTGTTTTGCCAAGCAAGCTTTCGATGGAAAAGCTGAATTCTGGGCTGAGCACGATTAGTCGTGTGGTGATTCACCCGAAGTATCGCAGTATAGGCTTGGGCGCGAAACTTATTCGGGAAACTCTGCTCTTGGTGGGCACGCCTTGCGTGGAGATGATAGCAGTTATGGCGAAGTATAATCCGTTTGCTGAGAAAGCAGGTATGAAGAAGGTTCTGGAGCAAAAGCCATCTGAAGAAGCATTGCGAGTTGCAAAAATCCTTGCTGGTTTAGGTTTTGACCTGAAGCTTCTTGGTAGCCAAAACCACGTTTTAAGGAGACTGGAAAGTCTCAGTCCAGAGCAGTTCTCCGCCTTAAAAGAGGCTTTCATTAAGAATGACCATCCACGCTTCAGAAGAGCATTCGCGGCTAATCGATGCAAGCCTTACGGCACCTCAGCAGCTTACACCGCGTGCATCAGAAATTGCGATTTGGAGGAGTTGTCAAAGCTTATCAGGATTGCTGGGATGCTTCTTCAGAAAAAGGTTTACCTGTTTTGGAGAAAGCCTCAGGAGTGTTCTTGAAAATGCTATTCGTCGTTCATGAGCAAGCCTTTCTTTTCTCTCCATAGCTCCCGTAAAACGATGAGTTTTGCTTCATGGAGGTATCCGCCTTCTCGCAGTTCACATTTCTCTGGCCTATTGTAAAGGTCCAGTGTTCTGGCTTGTTCTTGCATGAAAAGTTCTTCGGCTTTTTCCCAGATCATTGCTCGCACCGTAGGCCAGAATTTGCCTTTATTCCTTTGAGGCTTTGATTTGGTCATCTTGCTTACCTTAGAGAGAAGTTGACCTATGGACGTACAAAAAGGTTAGATTTCCCTTGAAATACGTGGCAAAACGGGGAGGAGATGAGTTGGGGTTTTTCTGTTAGGCTTTTATGTAGCCCTTTCCCTTTGCGAGTTTGAGTGTGAAGACGTATTTTCCGTTCTTTGTGTATTCTCTAAATTGGGTGCTGCAATTTTTGCATGTGAAGGCTTTGACTTGGAATTGCCCGTATTTCCATGTTTTGTTTGGTTTATCTGCTTCTTTCTTGCAGTTGGGGCATTGTGTTGGCATGGTTTGCTTGTTTGTTCTGTTTTGTTTTTAACTTTAGTGGTTGTCAAGCTTCCAGTGTGATGTCTTTGAAATCTTCTCTGCTTAGGAACATGTATGCGACCACTTCGAGGTCTTCTGGTTGGATGGCTCTTGGTTTTCTTTTTTCGCGCATGTCAATTCGGTATTTTTGGAAAAGTTGCTCTAATGATGTAAGTAGAACATCAACGTTTTGCGTTCGGCGATATTCGTCTAAAAATTCTGAGAAGTCGTCTTCCCATGCTACGAGGTTTTCTTTGTTGAGTATTTCGTAGATTGGTAGGGCTTTTTCTTTGGAGACTTTTCCTGTGTTGTAAGCATTTAGTATTTCTTGGGTCAGTTCTCTTTGGTTTTTGGGTTTGATTTTTTGGGCGAGTCGTGCATCGAGCGGTGCGTTTACGGCGGTTAAGATTTCTTGTCTAGCTTTCGCGTCGATTAGGGCAAATTGTCTGAAGCCTTCGTAGCCTTTTATTGGCAGAATCAGTGGTTCTTCCTCGTCGCTTTCTATTTTGCGGAATAGCCAGGTGATATCATTGTAGTGGTCGAATCTTCCCGTTTTGAAGTCGTAGTAAGTTATGTGCATGCCTTCAGGGTTGCTCTTTTCTCGATAGAATATGACGACGCCGTTCAGGTCTGCGCGTTTTCCGCTTCTTCTACCTAAGGGGATTGCTTCGAGGTTTTTTGCGCCCACTTTTTTGAGGTATGCAAGGATGAATTGGAAGGGAGTTTCTGTTGGAAGTAGTTCCATGCTTCTTTCAAGGTCGTCCAGTAGTTTTGAGTCCTCTTTTGCAATACGTGCGGTGGCGTTGAAGTTTTTGGGATTTTCTTTTTCGCCGAGGATTGTAGTTTCTATGCCTATTGTGTCTGCGACTTTTTGGATTTTTGTTTCTAGCTTTTCAAGGAGTTTGAGGAGGTCTTCAAGCTCTTGTTCTGGGATGAATACGGCTGATGTTGCTGTATCGAATCTGCTTCCAAGCCTATCAACTCTGCCTGCTCTCTGAACTATCTTCATTGGGTTCCATGGCAAGTCGTAGTTGATTACGTAGTTGGCGTCTTGGAGGTTTTGTCCTTCGCTGAGTATGTCGGTGCTTACTAGAACGTCGACTTCTCTTTGTGGTGGGCTTTCAGCTTTGTTGGCGATGGGTGCAAAGTCCTTGAGAATGCGGCTTCTGGTGTCTTCTTTGGTCTCGCCTGTTAGGAGTTCTACTCGTTTGTCAGCTAACGCAGTTTTCAGGTCATCGCGGATGTACCGGGCTGTATCTACGAATTGCGTGAAGATGACGACTTTTTTGCCGTCTTTTTCGAACACTTGGTCTTTTACGAGTTGTTCTTTGAGGGCGATTAGTTTTCTGTCTGCGTATGGTTTTATGCGGTTTAGGCTTTGTTTAAGGGGTTCAAGGAGTTTGCAGTCTTCTTGTACGTCTTTTTTCATTTGACGTTTGTTGTAGTCTGCGGTTAAAGGTACTAAGGGCACTTTTTGGAGGGCTTCAAAGAATTTTTCGTCGTTTTCTTCGCCTTCTTGTTCGCTTATTTCCATGAGGAGTTTGTGGAAGGATTTGCTGTCTAGTATTTGGTTTTGGTCTAAAGCCTTTTCGAAATATTTGTAGAATGTCTCTAGTCGTTGTATGCTTTGTCTTATGGCTTCGACGCTGCTTTCAAATCTTTTTAGCAAGCCTATTTTTTGCAAGGTGGCGCGGTGTTCGACTTCGAACTTTTCTTTTTCTTCCACTGATATGCGGTATGAATCTACTCGGTAAGGAACTAAGCTGAGTTGGTCGATTGTGTCGAGGACCTGTTTGTATATTGCTCCTCCGAATAGGGCGCATAAGCTGTATTCTACTTTCCTGAGGATTCTTTCTGGGAATCTGACAGGTTGTCCGTTTAGGAGAGCTTCTGAGTAGTTTTCTTTTATGAATTGTCTTGTTCTGCGGATCATGAGCTCGTCTAAGAGTCGGATTATGTCTTCTATTCCCTGTGCGAGTTGTTTTCTGTCTGCTGCGACGAAGTATCTTCTTAGGTCCGTTATTCCGAGGTCTGCGAAGTGTGTGTCGTCGCCTGCTGTTATTAGTGAGAGTTGGTGGTAGAGGTCCATCAGGGAGTTATGGATGGGCGTTGCAGTGAGGAGTATAACTTGTTTTTTCTTGCCTGATGAGAGTAGCTTCATTAGGTTCATATGGCGATTGGTCGAGAAGTTTCGGTAGTTGTGGCTTTCATCGATTAAGACCACATCCACGTTTAGGTGGTCTTCGGGGTGGAAGGATTCTGTACCTGTGCTCTCAAGCGTGACGTCTTTGGTCTTAATACTCTCTTCCCAGAGTTTAGGCGCCCAAACTGTATGAATAACCTGGGACGGAGCGATCAACATTGCTTTTTTTCTTTTTACGGATACTAGCTCCCTTAGGAGTTCTAGTCCTATGTGCGTTTTTCCAAGACCCGTCGAGTCGGCTATGAGGACGCCGTTGTATTTTTGTATGATTCTCATGGCGGTGTGGACGGCGTCTTCTTGAAAACTTGTCAGCTCAACGACTCTGCCTCTTTCTCTTTCAAGTTCTTCTAAGCGTGGTTTGTAGTACTCATAAAGGAATTTCATGTACATTTTGTAAGGCTCAAGAGGTAATCCGAATTTTGAGCTTTCAAGTAGTTCTATTAGCTCTGTTTTGGCGTCTTGGCCTTCTTGCCATCTTCTTTCGAACCATTCTTGAACCTTTTCTTGAGCTGACGGCTGATAGAGAATCGCGTTTAACTCGATGTTGTGTTCTAATCCTGCGCCGGTAAAGTTGCTTGAGCCCACTGCTGTGGCTTCGTCGAAAATGTAGCATTTCGCATGGTTAAAGCGTCTTGGATTCTTTCGTACCTGAACGGTGTCTTGTTTCAGGAAGTTGATCAGATCATCAATAAGCTGAGCAGTTTGTTCTGTTATTGCTAGATTTGAGAGCTCTTCATTCAGCGTTGTGTCTTTGCCGATGCAGTTGGCCGTTTCAGGGGTTTCGTTTATTTGGGCTTCTCTCCCAAAGAGCAGGCGCATGTTAAAGCCCGGTTGTTTTGAGACCGCCCAGAGTTCATTTTTTATTTTGGCGAAGCCTGACACGTTAAAGAAGCCAGAGGCAACATCAAACTTTCTAGTCGTCGGCAAAGATTCCCTTATGAAATTCGCCATCGTATAATTTTCTGACTCGTTATCCACGATTTCTTTCTTCATTTAGTTCTTCACTCCACTTTCCTCAGCAGTAAGTTGATCAAAGTATGGTAACACACGCTTCCTAACTTCACCATTAAACTTACGAATAAGCGCATCATTCCAAACAATTTCCTTCAAGTTAACCAACTCTTTATCCTCCTCAAACCCCTCAAAAGATTCAAGAATAACCTCAAGTTGCTCACGATTCAAACCGTAATGTTTTGCTACAAGGGCGTTAAGCTTGACAGTTAATTCAACACGTTCCTTCATAGTTAGAGGACCCAATTCAACGCCTAAAAAGGAAGCAAACTCTTTAAACCGCGCATCTTGTGAAGTTAATCTTGCGGATATTTTCTTTATTTGGTTAGCTATTTCTCCCTCGGTTAGTGAGGGTATAGGTGTCTGATATACGTAAAAAAAGTTAAGATGCATTGTGATTCTGGTACGAATCAAAAAATCAAAAACAAAGCTATTAAACAAGCCAGAGAGATAAGCAATTATCTCATGATAGTCTGTCTCATTTACGTTATTCCCCTTCTTTTGTGGAAGTACTATCACTGCAGTATTTGGGCTACATGATTTTGGAGGAAGTAGGCAGGAAATCATACTACGAACATTAGTACTGCTAGCTACATCTCGGAAAGCAAGCCTGACGGTGTTATGAATTCGGTCATTTATTCCTTGATATTCCCTGTGTTTCGAGATTATTTTCAATGCTTCTTTAGGATCAACTGTAAACTCTATCTTTTCGTAATCTAAAAGGAATTGATGGAAATTTTTACCCTCGATAAGAGGCCATCCTTTTCCATCTTTTCTAAAAATTCTACTATGCGCTGTTCTGTGAAGCTCCGTAACAAATGCTACTTTCCAACCTTTCTTTTCGTCACTTAAGAGCGGATGATTTTGGTATAACCAAGAAAATACGTCGAGTTGTTGCTTGTTTCTCACTTCTGGAATTGAGAGGCTTTCAGGGGCTGAAACTCTAATCAAGTTAACTGGAATATCGACGAATTTCTGTTTCTCTGTTTTTCCTTCAAGTGCTTCGACTTCATGGAGGTAGAAGGCTGCCGGAAAACTTTTTGCTGGCTGTGCTTTGTCGGCGACAAGGAGTACAAACTTGTAGCTTCGGTGAACATCGGGGAAGATGCCGTTTTTATTTTCGAATTCGTATAATAGTCTTATTCTACCTTTAAATAATGCTTCTCTTAGTTGTTTGCCGCCTTCGTCGGTAACTATGCCTGATGGTATTACTATTGAGAAGCTACCATTTTCGCTTGCAAGTTTTAGTGCTCTTTCTAGGAATAGCTTCCAGAGGTTAGTGTCGCCGCTTCCTCTGAGCACATATTCTTTTGATTGCTTGAAAAAGTTGACTTTATCTTCTATCTTTTTTCGATAATCCTCATAGGCTTGGGCTATCTTTGCATCTTTGAGGATTATCTTCATTATTTTCTGCTTTTCAGGCTTGCTCTTTATGCGCCTAAACTTAGGATAATAAACAGAGAAGAAATCATCATCTTCAGGCTTGACCGCATCCCAAGGCGGATTCATGACTATTAAGTCAAAACCCTTTTCCTCATTAGTAAAAGCGTCAGGAAATTCTAGTTCCCAATGGAAAAATCGATATTTCTCAGCCAAGCGCTGCGTTTGCTCAATTAGCGGCCAGAGCTTCGATTTCTCTTTTCCATTTCTTAGTGCATTTTCGACGCTGTCTAAAGACCGAGGAAGTTTTGAACCCAGTTGTGAATCAATAACGTTGATGCAATACATATCGAGCAAAATGCGTTTAGGTTTTGTATTTTCCCTGAACGTTTCATAAGCATCTTGGCTCTGAGTCACCTGCTCAACAGTAAGATCCGCGGGCAAAACAACATTATCAATCAGGTCAGACCCAGCTTTTGAAACGTCACCCATCCATCTTTCCAAGGTTTTGTCAAGAACTCTCGAAGCGACATTCTCAGTCCACAGCCCAATCAAGCTATCTCCAACACGAATATGATGATCTAAGAATGTAAGGGGCGTTCCAATGGTGAATGAATCCAACCACAAGGAAACCTTCGCCAACTCAACCGCCAACGGGTTTATATCCACACCGTAAACACACCGTTTCATCACCATACGCTTCAAAATCACAGTATCAGTCAACAAATCCTCATCAAGCCTGATCCCCTTTCTGCGCTGGGTCTCAATTATGCTGTTCCTGAATTCTTCAATCTCATCCATCAAGGGCGCATTAGGATACTCGCGGAGCAAGTCAATTATCCAACGCGTGATTTCGTTGACAACAGCAACAAGAAAATGCCCACTGCCCATGGCAGGGTCAACAACTTTTATTCCCAGCAAATCCTCAGTGCACTTCTTCTCCAACTCTAAATCTCGAGGTCTAGATTCAGGTGGAAGACGCAGCAGATCAGCCTTAAACTGTTCCTCTCGGGCTTTAAAGTGAGGCTCAAGTCCCTTCTTAACCAGAAAAGTCACAATCTCATCAGGCGTATAATAGCTGCCGGTTCCCTTCCTCGCCAAACCCTTTGCGGAAAGATACAAATCACCTTTTTCAATAAACCCAAGCGGTTTCTGCTTCAAATCCTCAGCAAACTTCGCATCGAGAATCTCATCCTTATAAATCACCAAAGGCTGCTTAGCTTGCCTCACAGAATACTCCAACAAAGCCTCATACAAAGAACCAAGATGCCTAACACCCAAGTTTTGATAATCAATCCCCCGACCTTCAAACTCCATTAAATCACGCAAAGCAGGAACAATAAAACAGTTCCTGACGACAAGCCCATCAAGTCTCTTATCCGCAGCAAACAAGTCGCCATCATACTGCGGCAAGTTAGCTTCAGCATCACCCAAACTTATCATTTCAAACAACGTCTTCAGAATCTCCCAAACTGAGCTCTCATCAGGCTTCTTCTCAAAAGCAGTAAGCTTCGAAGGCAAATTCTCCAAAGAATACTCCTTATACTTTGCATTATCAACCGGCAAAAGCTTCCGAGACTCAGCATAAAGAACAAACAACAACCTATACAGAAGTTTCAGTGCTAAAGCCTTAGCAGCATCCAATTCCTCTTGCGAATAAACCTTTGAAGAAGAATGATCCAAAACCGCCTTCACGAGATTAAGGAACAACTCGCCATCAAACACTTTCCGCCTAAGATCAGCCTCAACACCCTGCGCATGCTTGATACCCTCGTCGTAAACCAAATCAACATCAGAAACACCATCACGAACAGAAAAAGCCGCAGCTGAAAACAAAGAAACAAAATAAGCTAACCGCGGATCATCCTCAGAAACAACGTTATCCAAATCAACCTCAAAATAATTGGTACTAGCAGAAGAAACATGAGCAGAATACAGCCTCCAAAGACGCCCATTCGTCAGAATTACCCAACTAGCCTTCTTCAAAGCAGCAACAGCTTGGTAGCTCGGCGCCGCCTTATCTCCAGTTTTGACATCCAAAGACTCGACAGGTGCAACAACACAACAAACATCAACTAATCGTCCGTGTGACCTCAGTTTATACTCAACATAACCCAACGGCGAAATCGGCGAAACAATCTCAACACCATAATCCAAAGCCTCCAAAACCCGAACAACCGCATCAGCCGAAGCAGGGAACTCACCTTCCAGCCTTCCAAGCAAACCGCCAAT of Candidatus Bathyarchaeota archaeon contains these proteins:
- a CDS encoding terminase family protein, with the translated sequence MRGWRRRARTLRLEQAKAKVDRIEAIVGAHEVAERRQVEALQHSFKEFCERVFGFTPYAYQLDLEAKFEQYQFNAVRWPRQTGKSFIVSGLVLKYAIEHPNSYIAIVGPSWRQTKLNIRRIGGFARKYLGCERGIQKTRVSLPNGSVIEAFPNNPDTIRGPSFHVIWWEECNFTANDEDLYDAILFTLGTTNGRLIATSTPWNTDSLFWKMCNHKDYSDFGRTHITWQQALEPNGPLKPAIIEKIKRQFGDDPARWRREMEAEWAEDEDVWLPQSLIVSCVGTVKNCGFDLQEFNPEAECEGEFYAGLDLAQTRDYCVLSVVERLNDKLFLRHLKIFQQPTLYAQVLGYLKALQDRWGGFQKIRVDFTREGPSIIADIENSGIENAEGVNFSVPRKSEMASLLKQRMMNKQFYYPLLNWERPYRGDICTELNVERYELRKDGTIGFSHPNGIHDDVFWSVALAVFATVQMEPEPFLAVIPRRANRLQAIRKQLSKHKVMGSTR
- a CDS encoding helicase-related protein, which codes for MKKEIVDNESENYTMANFIRESLPTTRKFDVASGFFNVSGFAKIKNELWAVSKQPGFNMRLLFGREAQINETPETANCIGKDTTLNEELSNLAITEQTAQLIDDLINFLKQDTVQVRKNPRRFNHAKCYIFDEATAVGSSNFTGAGLEHNIELNAILYQPSAQEKVQEWFERRWQEGQDAKTELIELLESSKFGLPLEPYKMYMKFLYEYYKPRLEELERERGRVVELTSFQEDAVHTAMRIIQKYNGVLIADSTGLGKTHIGLELLRELVSVKRKKAMLIAPSQVIHTVWAPKLWEESIKTKDVTLESTGTESFHPEDHLNVDVVLIDESHNYRNFSTNRHMNLMKLLSSGKKKQVILLTATPIHNSLMDLYHQLSLITAGDDTHFADLGITDLRRYFVAADRKQLAQGIEDIIRLLDELMIRRTRQFIKENYSEALLNGQPVRFPERILRKVEYSLCALFGGAIYKQVLDTIDQLSLVPYRVDSYRISVEEKEKFEVEHRATLQKIGLLKRFESSVEAIRQSIQRLETFYKYFEKALDQNQILDSKSFHKLLMEISEQEGEENDEKFFEALQKVPLVPLTADYNKRQMKKDVQEDCKLLEPLKQSLNRIKPYADRKLIALKEQLVKDQVFEKDGKKVVIFTQFVDTARYIRDDLKTALADKRVELLTGETKEDTRSRILKDFAPIANKAESPPQREVDVLVSTDILSEGQNLQDANYVINYDLPWNPMKIVQRAGRVDRLGSRFDTATSAVFIPEQELEDLLKLLEKLETKIQKVADTIGIETTILGEKENPKNFNATARIAKEDSKLLDDLERSMELLPTETPFQFILAYLKKVGAKNLEAIPLGRRSGKRADLNGVVIFYREKSNPEGMHITYYDFKTGRFDHYNDITWLFRKIESDEEEPLILPIKGYEGFRQFALIDAKARQEILTAVNAPLDARLAQKIKPKNQRELTQEILNAYNTGKVSKEKALPIYEILNKENLVAWEDDFSEFLDEYRRTQNVDVLLTSLEQLFQKYRIDMREKRKPRAIQPEDLEVVAYMFLSREDFKDITLEA